One region of Campylobacter concisus genomic DNA includes:
- a CDS encoding serine hydroxymethyltransferase, with translation MSLQSYDKDIYDLVNLELKRQCDHLEMIASENFTYPEVMEVMGSILTNKYAEGYPGKRYYGGCEFVDEIEQIAIDRCKELFGCEFANVQPNSGSQANQGVYGALLNPGDKILGMDLSHGGHLTHGAKVSSSGKMYESFFYGVELDGRINYDRVMDIAKIVKPKMIVCGASAYTREIEFKKFREIADAVGAILFADVAHIAGLVVAGEHQSPFPYCDVVSSTTHKTLRGPRGGIIMTNNEEYAKKINASIFPGIQGGPLVHVIAAKAVGFKHNLSPEWKIYAKQVKANAKKLGEVLIKRGFDLVSGGTDNHLILMSFLNREFSGKDADIALGNAGITVNKNTVPGETRSPFITSGIRVGSPALTARGMKEAEFELIANKIADVLSDINNTSLQEKTKAELVELAHKFIIYDKATF, from the coding sequence ATGAGTTTGCAAAGCTACGATAAGGACATTTACGATCTAGTAAATTTAGAGCTAAAACGCCAATGTGATCACCTTGAGATGATCGCTAGTGAAAATTTTACATATCCAGAAGTTATGGAAGTAATGGGCTCAATCCTAACAAACAAATACGCTGAAGGCTATCCTGGCAAGAGATATTATGGTGGCTGCGAATTTGTCGATGAGATCGAGCAAATAGCGATCGATAGATGTAAAGAGCTTTTTGGATGTGAATTTGCAAACGTTCAACCAAACTCAGGCTCTCAGGCAAACCAAGGTGTTTATGGCGCTTTACTTAATCCAGGCGATAAAATTTTAGGCATGGATCTAAGCCATGGTGGACACTTAACACACGGCGCAAAGGTCAGTAGCTCTGGCAAGATGTATGAGAGCTTTTTCTATGGCGTCGAGCTTGATGGCCGCATAAACTACGATAGAGTCATGGATATCGCAAAGATAGTAAAACCAAAAATGATCGTTTGTGGCGCAAGTGCATACACAAGAGAGATCGAGTTTAAAAAATTCCGTGAGATAGCTGACGCTGTTGGGGCGATACTTTTTGCAGATGTTGCTCACATTGCTGGTCTTGTTGTTGCTGGTGAGCATCAAAGTCCTTTCCCATACTGCGATGTCGTAAGCTCAACTACGCATAAAACATTAAGAGGCCCAAGAGGCGGCATAATAATGACAAATAACGAAGAGTATGCTAAGAAGATAAATGCCTCTATTTTTCCAGGCATCCAGGGCGGACCACTTGTTCATGTTATCGCAGCAAAAGCAGTTGGCTTTAAGCACAACCTTAGCCCTGAGTGGAAAATTTATGCTAAACAAGTAAAAGCAAACGCTAAAAAATTAGGTGAAGTATTAATAAAAAGAGGCTTTGATCTAGTAAGTGGTGGCACTGATAACCACCTAATTTTAATGAGCTTTTTAAACCGCGAATTTAGCGGTAAAGACGCTGATATCGCTCTTGGAAATGCTGGAATAACGGTAAATAAAAATACGGTTCCAGGCGAGACAAGAAGCCCATTTATCACAAGTGGTATACGTGTTGGTAGTCCTGCGCTTACGGCTCGTGGCATGAAAGAGGCTGAGTTTGAGCTAATAGCAAACAAAATAGCTGACGTGCTAAGCGACATAAACAACACATCTTTACAAGAGAAGACAAAAGCTGAGCTAGTTGAACTTGCTCATAAATTTATAATCTATGATAAAGCGACATTTTGA
- a CDS encoding ABC transporter ATP-binding protein, with translation MEILRASNLGFAYDYTLFNNINLTLNQKQSIAITGISGCGKSTLLHILSTLLKPNFGEVIYQDRSIYELSQNELLTIRRLHFGIIFQSHYLFKGFSAYENIELASILSGENIEKNDLEALKISSVMNQKVGELSGGQQQRVSIARVLTKKPKIIFADEPTGNLDKQTANEVMQVLFDYINENNAALVLVTHDNDLAAKCDSSYKLENKELVQIF, from the coding sequence ATGGAAATTTTAAGAGCGTCTAATCTAGGCTTTGCGTATGATTATACGCTCTTTAACAATATAAATTTAACTCTCAATCAAAAACAAAGCATAGCGATAACCGGCATTAGCGGTTGTGGCAAATCAACGCTTTTACACATACTTTCAACACTTTTAAAACCAAATTTTGGCGAGGTTATCTATCAAGATAGATCGATCTATGAGCTTTCACAAAACGAGCTTTTGACCATTAGAAGGCTTCATTTTGGCATTATTTTCCAGTCGCACTATCTTTTTAAAGGATTTAGTGCTTATGAAAATATCGAGCTTGCAAGTATCTTATCTGGTGAAAATATAGAAAAAAATGATCTTGAAGCGCTTAAAATTTCAAGCGTTATGAACCAAAAAGTTGGCGAACTAAGTGGCGGTCAGCAGCAGCGCGTTAGTATCGCTAGAGTGCTTACTAAAAAGCCAAAGATCATCTTTGCAGACGAGCCAACGGGCAACCTTGACAAGCAAACTGCAAATGAGGTGATGCAAGTTTTATTTGACTATATAAATGAAAACAATGCCGCCCTTGTTCTAGTCACTCACGACAACGATTTAGCAGCAAAATGCGATAGCTCCTACAAGCTTGAGAACAAAGAGCTTGTGCAAATTTTTTAA
- a CDS encoding type III pantothenate kinase — protein MILCNIGNTNATFLEDSKISRMKISEFKSYKPEKKVYFISVNDEILNLLKDNKMFVNLEPFFTIDTIYQGLGVDRIAACYSINNGVIVDAGSAITVDIMANSIHLGGYILPGISSMLNAYKNISPRLDITINSQIDIDALPQKTADAVSYGIIKPIITLLDKLAGDKKVYFTGGDGDFLSKFFKNAICDKMLVFRAMQKLITEKKDMII, from the coding sequence ATGATTTTGTGTAATATAGGCAATACTAACGCTACATTTTTAGAAGATAGCAAAATCTCACGTATGAAAATTTCTGAGTTTAAAAGCTATAAACCAGAGAAAAAAGTATATTTTATATCCGTAAATGATGAAATTTTAAATCTTTTAAAAGATAATAAAATGTTTGTAAATTTAGAACCATTTTTTACTATTGATACGATATATCAGGGTCTAGGCGTAGATAGAATTGCTGCATGTTACTCTATAAATAATGGCGTAATTGTCGATGCTGGAAGTGCCATAACAGTTGACATTATGGCAAATTCTATCCACCTTGGAGGATATATCTTGCCAGGCATTTCAAGTATGCTAAATGCCTACAAAAACATATCACCACGACTTGATATTACTATAAATTCACAAATTGACATAGATGCACTACCACAAAAAACAGCTGATGCCGTGAGTTATGGCATTATTAAACCGATAATAACTCTACTAGATAAACTAGCCGGTGATAAAAAAGTATATTTTACTGGTGGAGATGGCGATTTTTTGTCAAAATTTTTTAAAAATGCTATTTGTGACAAGATGCTAGTTTTTCGTGCCATGCAAAAGCTAATAACTGAAAAGAAAGATATGATAATATGA
- a CDS encoding Fur family transcriptional regulator: MIENLEYDALLEKFKRVLRDNGLKYTKQREILLKTLYNNGEHFTPERLYLFIKETHPELNIGIATVYRTLNLLEESEMVTSISFGSQGKKFELATKPHHDHMICRKCGLIIEFEDPMIEKRQISIAKDHGFKLTGHMMQLYGICEKCSKNNIKGK; encoded by the coding sequence ATGATAGAAAATTTAGAATATGATGCGTTGCTTGAGAAGTTCAAAAGAGTGCTTCGCGACAATGGTTTAAAATACACGAAACAGCGTGAAATTTTACTAAAAACGCTATACAACAATGGTGAACACTTTACTCCAGAAAGACTTTATCTTTTTATAAAAGAAACGCACCCTGAGCTAAATATTGGTATCGCAACTGTTTATAGAACACTAAATCTACTTGAAGAATCAGAGATGGTGACATCAATCAGCTTTGGTTCACAAGGCAAAAAATTTGAGCTTGCCACAAAGCCACATCATGACCATATGATATGCAGAAAGTGCGGTCTTATCATAGAATTTGAAGATCCAATGATAGAAAAAAGACAAATCAGTATCGCAAAAGATCATGGCTTTAAACTAACTGGTCATATGATGCAGCTTTATGGAATTTGTGAAAAATGCTCAAAAAATAATATAAAGGGAAAGTAA
- a CDS encoding SPOR domain-containing protein, whose translation MENDELKDILLERDDDARGLKLKKLLIFIAALIILFLIIVVAMKLVNSSDPSQAQNEADSRLVLPPVPAEQPVDRQAPIADTNLDNKKGDTQLFEQVPIVPENKQQDEFEDMIKKLKDKENNKPVSKTEEPKEIVKPIEKPAEIPTKKAETKVDTPVKKVEKVATTDKKSEAKPAKTENKVDKKIEKKAETKIDKVDKKAEVAKSEPATKGSYVQVFVTSKFNPNAEYMKKIAAKGYNYKTIKVGELTKILVGPFDEKTLQKAVGDIRKDINKDAFIFRTK comes from the coding sequence GTGGAAAATGATGAGTTAAAAGATATTCTTTTAGAAAGAGATGATGACGCAAGAGGATTGAAGCTAAAAAAACTTCTGATATTTATAGCAGCTCTTATTATACTTTTTTTGATTATTGTAGTGGCTATGAAGCTAGTAAATTCAAGCGATCCTTCACAAGCTCAAAATGAAGCTGATTCAAGACTAGTGCTTCCCCCAGTACCAGCTGAGCAGCCAGTAGATAGACAAGCTCCGATAGCTGATACAAATTTAGACAATAAAAAAGGCGATACACAGCTTTTTGAGCAAGTACCGATCGTGCCTGAAAATAAGCAACAAGATGAATTTGAAGATATGATCAAAAAGCTAAAAGATAAAGAAAATAATAAGCCTGTTTCTAAAACTGAAGAGCCAAAAGAAATAGTTAAGCCTATTGAAAAGCCTGCTGAAATACCAACTAAAAAAGCTGAGACAAAGGTAGATACTCCAGTTAAAAAAGTCGAAAAAGTAGCAACTACTGATAAAAAGAGTGAGGCAAAACCAGCTAAGACTGAAAATAAAGTAGATAAAAAGATTGAAAAAAAGGCTGAAACCAAAATAGATAAAGTAGACAAAAAAGCTGAAGTAGCTAAAAGTGAACCTGCTACAAAGGGCTCTTATGTTCAAGTATTTGTGACTAGTAAATTTAATCCAAATGCTGAATATATGAAGAAGATCGCTGCTAAGGGATATAACTACAAGACTATAAAAGTTGGCGAGCTGACTAAAATTTTAGTTGGTCCATTTGATGAAAAAACGCTTCAAAAAGCAGTAGGTGATATTAGAAAAGATATCAATAAAGACGCTTTTATCTTTAGAACAAAATGA
- a CDS encoding L-seryl-tRNA selenium transferase: MKKITLFLAFALALVLSGCGTKRQYFEPAQTSGKISLSKDMPSYIKSANANGATLDNGNIITKNGLNANIKLPENFNFLNENNGFIISASINGDLNVTDPSGHSVYSNKFPTAIVAASLDQNLLAAISAANHIYLIDINTATTIMEYSSSNIAAVDSRIVAPFFMSSLIVYPALDGKIYIVQKETGRILRDVVVSSENFFNNIIFLGVEGDNLIAATAKKLIVINPSQTVYYDGEIKDVLVNNDEIYIFKKDGTIVRTNLMLKEQNKVNFKFAIFSAATIINNKLYVIEKTGYVIKTNLDLSGAEIYEFSDEIKDKSFMGNGAFYYDNELVNLGQ; encoded by the coding sequence ATGAAAAAAATTACTCTTTTCTTGGCTTTTGCCTTGGCTTTAGTTTTAAGCGGATGTGGCACAAAAAGACAATATTTCGAGCCAGCTCAAACCTCTGGCAAAATTTCTTTGTCAAAAGATATGCCATCTTATATCAAATCAGCAAATGCAAATGGTGCCACTCTTGATAACGGCAATATTATCACCAAAAATGGCCTAAATGCAAACATTAAGTTGCCTGAAAATTTTAATTTCTTAAATGAAAACAACGGCTTTATAATCTCAGCTAGTATAAATGGTGATCTAAATGTGACAGATCCTAGCGGACACAGCGTTTATAGCAATAAATTTCCAACAGCAATCGTTGCTGCTTCTCTTGACCAAAACCTATTAGCAGCTATCAGTGCGGCAAACCACATCTATCTAATAGACATAAATACCGCAACAACAATAATGGAATATAGCTCGTCTAATATAGCAGCAGTTGATTCAAGGATCGTAGCACCATTTTTTATGAGCTCGCTTATCGTTTATCCAGCATTAGATGGCAAAATTTACATAGTACAAAAAGAGACTGGTAGAATTTTACGTGACGTGGTCGTAAGCTCTGAAAATTTCTTTAATAACATCATATTCTTAGGCGTTGAGGGTGATAACCTAATAGCAGCTACAGCAAAAAAACTTATTGTCATCAACCCAAGCCAAACAGTCTATTATGATGGCGAGATCAAAGATGTATTAGTTAATAACGATGAAATTTATATCTTTAAAAAAGATGGTACGATCGTAAGAACAAATCTTATGCTAAAAGAGCAAAATAAAGTAAATTTCAAATTTGCCATCTTCTCAGCAGCTACTATTATCAATAATAAGCTTTACGTAATCGAAAAAACAGGCTATGTTATAAAGACAAATTTAGATCTCAGTGGAGCTGAAATTTATGAGTTTAGCGATGAGATAAAAGATAAAAGCTTTATGGGCAATGGTGCCTTTTATTATGATAATGAGCTTGTTAATTTAGGACAATGA
- a CDS encoding CvpA family protein: protein MDLVTWFDIIIIALVLMLGIKGILNGLIKEAFGLIGLIGGLIIASRFSDLSGEFITKNIYKFENPSFLQFVAFISLWLVFWIVCLLVGKFLSKIVSVSGLGFLDRLGGFVMGSGKIFLTFSAVVAVISGTSLNNIIAPYFANSKVYPVLIETGKWITNLDVKNIKSELDEIVARPMDTNKTDAFISMDANASVNTDSNITKGE from the coding sequence ATGGATTTAGTAACGTGGTTTGATATTATTATTATCGCTCTTGTCTTGATGCTTGGCATAAAAGGCATATTAAATGGACTTATCAAAGAAGCCTTCGGACTTATCGGACTTATCGGCGGCTTAATTATAGCTAGCAGGTTTTCAGATCTATCTGGTGAGTTTATAACTAAAAATATATATAAATTTGAAAATCCTTCATTTTTACAGTTTGTCGCATTTATCTCTCTTTGGTTGGTTTTTTGGATAGTTTGCTTACTAGTTGGTAAATTTTTATCAAAAATAGTTTCAGTAAGCGGACTTGGTTTTTTGGATAGACTTGGTGGATTTGTTATGGGAAGTGGAAAAATTTTCTTAACATTTTCGGCAGTAGTTGCTGTAATATCTGGTACTTCGCTAAATAATATAATTGCTCCTTATTTTGCGAACAGTAAAGTTTATCCGGTTTTGATAGAAACTGGCAAATGGATAACAAACCTTGATGTGAAAAATATCAAAAGTGAGTTAGATGAGATAGTGGCAAGACCAATGGATACAAATAAAACTGATGCATTTATCTCAATGGATGCAAATGCTAGTGTAAATACCGACTCTAATATCACAAAAGGGGAATAA
- a CDS encoding DUF1882 domain-containing protein translates to MQSIDTALIKIITTHYYIKRDTIVNKIEYRGKIFFDKFEKINEPLTYSVMKEHEEGKAVIAHSLINANDKVENIVFDYNGRTPDRFWHKAQLLLREEGFINFTAYESKTPGHLHLYVHKGHTTLNEACQLANMLNAKLSQKLPKEWRMFPNIDMPKEFNILTLPYKLYQKERGASWSRYM, encoded by the coding sequence ATGCAAAGTATTGATACGGCACTTATAAAGATTATTACAACTCACTACTATATCAAGCGTGATACGATCGTTAATAAAATAGAATACAGAGGCAAAATTTTCTTTGATAAATTTGAAAAGATCAACGAGCCACTAACTTATAGTGTCATGAAAGAGCATGAAGAGGGCAAGGCTGTTATTGCACACTCTTTAATAAATGCGAATGATAAAGTTGAAAATATAGTCTTTGACTATAACGGCAGAACCCCAGATAGATTTTGGCATAAAGCACAGCTTCTTTTAAGAGAAGAGGGCTTTATAAATTTTACAGCCTACGAGAGCAAGACGCCAGGACATCTGCATCTTTATGTGCATAAGGGTCACACTACGCTAAATGAGGCTTGCCAGCTAGCAAATATGCTCAACGCAAAGCTTTCACAGAAGCTACCTAAAGAGTGGAGGATGTTTCCTAATATCGATATGCCAAAAGAATTTAACATACTAACTTTACCTTATAAACTCTATCAAAAAGAGCGCGGGGCAAGTTGGTCAAGATATATGTAA
- the lysS gene encoding lysine--tRNA ligase produces the protein MFDNQHEIQRLQSIDELRNLGINPYPHFLRRDMNISKFRLKFNYINDTEEKKAEGQLVGLAGRIKLIRDAGKAVFANIEDEDGNLQIYFSNKTLDPEWFKIVKKYVEIGDIVYVRGYAFITRTGEFSMHVSELSLASKSISPLPEKYHGLVDVETRYRQRYLDMIMNPEVRADFKRRSVIISTIRRFFEEKGFLEVETPMLHPIAGGANAKPFITFHNALGVERYLRIAPELYLKRLIVGGFEAVYEMNRNFRNEGMDLTHNPEFTSIEFYWAYHNYHDLMGITEDLFNVILDKLDMEKVVNFDGMEIDFSKPFKRISYKKALVEIGGLDENVINDKDKILAKLRADGLEANEKLDLGHLQAELFDNYVESKLIHPTFVIDYPISISPLSRRSDANPDVAERFELFIAGRELANGFNELNDPIDQYNRFKAQIDAKNAGDDEAHEMDEDYVKALGYGMPPVAGEGIGIDRLVMLLTDKKSIRDVVLFPAMRPLKNEIKENEK, from the coding sequence ATATTTGACAACCAACATGAGATTCAACGACTACAAAGCATAGACGAACTAAGAAATTTAGGTATTAATCCATATCCGCATTTTCTTAGAAGAGATATGAATATCTCTAAATTTAGACTAAAATTTAACTACATTAATGATACAGAAGAGAAAAAGGCCGAAGGTCAGCTAGTAGGTCTTGCAGGTAGAATAAAACTTATTCGTGATGCTGGAAAAGCCGTCTTTGCAAATATCGAAGATGAAGATGGAAATTTACAAATTTACTTTAGTAATAAAACACTTGATCCAGAATGGTTTAAAATCGTTAAAAAATACGTAGAGATAGGCGATATCGTCTATGTTAGAGGTTATGCATTTATAACAAGAACTGGCGAATTTTCTATGCATGTAAGCGAGCTTAGCCTTGCTTCAAAGTCGATAAGCCCACTTCCTGAGAAGTACCATGGTTTAGTTGATGTTGAGACAAGATATCGCCAAAGATATCTTGATATGATAATGAACCCTGAAGTTAGAGCTGATTTTAAAAGACGCTCAGTGATTATAAGTACGATTAGAAGATTTTTTGAAGAAAAGGGCTTTTTAGAAGTTGAAACACCGATGCTACACCCAATAGCAGGCGGTGCAAACGCAAAGCCATTTATCACTTTTCACAATGCCCTTGGGGTCGAGAGATATCTAAGGATCGCACCTGAGCTATACCTCAAACGCCTTATAGTAGGTGGCTTTGAGGCTGTTTATGAGATGAATAGAAATTTTAGAAATGAAGGAATGGATCTTACTCATAATCCTGAGTTTACAAGTATAGAGTTTTACTGGGCATACCATAACTATCACGATTTAATGGGCATTACAGAGGATCTTTTTAATGTCATTTTAGACAAGCTAGATATGGAAAAAGTTGTAAATTTTGATGGCATGGAAATTGATTTTAGTAAGCCATTTAAGCGAATAAGCTACAAAAAAGCTCTCGTTGAGATCGGTGGACTAGATGAGAATGTCATAAATGACAAAGATAAAATTTTAGCAAAACTAAGAGCTGATGGCCTTGAAGCAAATGAGAAGCTTGATCTTGGCCACTTGCAGGCTGAGCTATTTGATAACTATGTAGAGAGCAAGCTTATACACCCAACATTTGTTATTGATTATCCGATTTCGATCAGTCCACTTTCAAGAAGAAGTGACGCAAATCCTGATGTGGCTGAGAGATTTGAGTTATTTATCGCTGGTCGCGAGCTAGCAAATGGCTTTAACGAGCTAAATGATCCAATTGATCAATACAACCGCTTTAAAGCGCAAATCGATGCTAAAAACGCAGGCGATGACGAGGCACATGAGATGGACGAGGACTATGTAAAAGCTCTAGGATACGGCATGCCACCAGTTGCAGGTGAGGGTATAGGCATCGATAGGCTCGTGATGCTTTTAACGGATAAAAAATCAATACGTGATGTTGTGCTCTTCCCAGCGATGAGGCCACTTAAAAATGAGATAAAGGAGAATGAAAAATGA
- the gatC gene encoding Asp-tRNA(Asn)/Glu-tRNA(Gln) amidotransferase subunit GatC gives MQIDDTLLNKLEKLSALQISDEKREEVKKQLSEIVSFVDILNELDLSSDEAVVSSIKGGTPLREDEPRPSDVIDTILKYAPSREGHFFAVPKIIE, from the coding sequence ATGCAAATAGATGATACTCTTTTAAATAAATTAGAAAAACTTTCTGCCTTACAAATCAGTGATGAAAAAAGAGAAGAAGTAAAAAAACAACTAAGCGAGATTGTATCTTTTGTTGATATTTTAAATGAACTTGATCTAAGTAGCGATGAAGCTGTAGTTAGCTCTATAAAAGGTGGCACACCTTTAAGAGAAGATGAGCCAAGACCAAGTGATGTGATTGATACGATCTTGAAATACGCTCCTTCACGTGAAGGGCATTTTTTTGCTGTACCAAAAATAATAGAATAA
- a CDS encoding type IV pilus twitching motility protein PilT, with the protein MDLIEQLQAKNLSVKIPEDNNLNNPTGDIKTLLKTVVSDKASDLHLVSRSEPQIRVDGALKPIDFGVLSGKDIENLCFALITDEQKGELENNKELDFAIELPDIGRFRGNYYYTMNGDLAAAFRIIPINIPSLDELNAPQIFKHIIKREKGLILVTGPTGSGKSTTLAAMLNEINLNYRKHIITIEDPVEFVHNNKKALFSHRNIGTDATSYSRALKSAVREDPDIILVGEMRDRETISTAITAAETGHLVFGTLHTNSAIQTINRIVDSFDGSEQLQVRNMLSVSLTAVVSQSLIPKIGGGRCAVHEILINNMAISNLIRENKIHQIYSQMQLNQQQTGMSTQTQALMKVLKEGKITKENALAYSTSQQELQNLIGTI; encoded by the coding sequence ATGGATCTAATCGAACAGCTTCAGGCAAAAAATTTAAGTGTAAAAATACCAGAAGATAATAATCTTAATAATCCTACTGGCGATATAAAAACACTTTTAAAAACTGTTGTAAGTGATAAGGCAAGCGATCTTCACCTTGTTTCAAGATCTGAGCCGCAAATAAGAGTAGACGGTGCTTTAAAGCCCATTGATTTTGGCGTATTAAGTGGCAAGGATATAGAGAATTTATGTTTTGCTTTGATTACTGATGAACAAAAAGGTGAACTTGAGAATAATAAAGAGCTTGACTTTGCGATCGAGCTTCCAGATATTGGTCGCTTTCGTGGCAACTATTACTATACCATGAATGGCGATTTAGCTGCTGCTTTTCGTATAATCCCAATCAATATCCCATCTCTTGATGAGTTAAATGCCCCACAAATTTTTAAACACATTATTAAGCGTGAAAAAGGTCTTATTTTGGTTACTGGACCGACAGGAAGTGGTAAATCAACAACTCTTGCAGCCATGCTTAATGAGATAAATTTAAATTATAGAAAGCATATTATTACAATTGAGGATCCAGTCGAGTTTGTGCATAATAATAAAAAAGCTCTATTTTCTCATAGAAATATCGGCACTGACGCAACTTCTTACTCAAGGGCCTTAAAATCTGCGGTTCGTGAAGATCCAGATATCATACTTGTGGGCGAGATGAGAGATAGAGAAACGATTTCAACGGCTATTACGGCGGCTGAGACTGGACACTTGGTCTTTGGTACGCTTCACACAAATTCAGCCATTCAAACTATAAATAGGATCGTTGATAGTTTCGATGGAAGTGAGCAATTACAAGTAAGAAATATGCTTAGTGTTTCGCTAACTGCTGTCGTTTCACAAAGTCTAATCCCAAAGATAGGCGGTGGAAGGTGCGCTGTGCATGAAATTTTAATAAACAATATGGCTATCTCAAACTTGATACGTGAAAATAAAATACATCAAATTTACTCTCAGATGCAGCTAAATCAACAACAAACTGGCATGAGTACGCAAACTCAGGCTTTGATGAAAGTACTAAAAGAGGGTAAGATTACAAAAGAAAATGCACTAGCTTATTCAACTAGTCAGCAAGAACTTCAAAATTTAATAGGAACTATATAA
- the hisG gene encoding ATP phosphoribosyltransferase: protein MITVALPKGRIAEATLEIFRKIFGSSFLFEDRKLILEEGNFRFLMVRNQDIPTYVTEGAADIGVVGLDVLEEHKPNVVRLLDLKIGQCKVCIGIKNDSELDLNQPELKIATKMPNITRNYFTKQAVAVKIIKLYGSIELAPLVGLSDAIVDVVETGSTMKQNGLKIAGDIMQSSAYLIANKNSFIIKKDEILELYKKIKEEI from the coding sequence ATGATAACAGTAGCACTACCAAAGGGAAGAATAGCCGAGGCAACACTAGAAATTTTTAGAAAAATTTTTGGTTCAAGTTTTTTGTTTGAAGATAGAAAACTAATCCTTGAAGAAGGAAATTTTAGATTTTTAATGGTTCGTAACCAAGATATCCCAACTTACGTCACTGAGGGCGCAGCTGATATTGGCGTGGTAGGACTTGACGTACTTGAAGAGCACAAGCCAAATGTTGTAAGGCTACTGGATTTAAAAATCGGACAATGCAAAGTTTGTATTGGCATAAAAAACGACTCCGAGCTAGACCTAAACCAGCCAGAGCTAAAAATAGCCACAAAAATGCCAAATATAACAAGAAATTATTTTACAAAACAAGCCGTAGCTGTAAAGATCATCAAGCTTTATGGCTCGATCGAACTTGCACCATTAGTTGGGCTAAGCGATGCAATAGTTGATGTAGTCGAGACTGGCTCAACCATGAAGCAAAATGGGTTAAAGATCGCTGGTGATATCATGCAAAGCTCAGCTTATCTAATAGCAAATAAAAATAGCTTTATCATTAAAAAAGATGAGATTTTAGAGCTTTACAAAAAAATCAAAGAAGAGATTTAA